TAATTAATATAAAATAAAAGTTAAAAGTAAAAAAAAAAAGTAAAATAATAATTAAAATAATAATTAAAATAATAATTAATATACTAATTAATATACTAAATTATACATATACTAATATATAATTTCTAATTTATTTCATTTAGAATTTTTTTTCTGACTTATTTACTATTACTTTATGACTATGACTATATGACTATGGGCGAATGACGGGAATTGAACCCGCGCATGGTGGATTCACAATCCACTGCCTTGATCCACTTGGCTACATCCGCCCCTAATACTATACTCTATTTCAAAATTAAATAAAATATTAGAAGATACAAGGATTTTTAGTTCTAACATTTAATATTAAATTTTATCTTTCCTATAAGATCTTATAAGATACAACTACAAAAATACAAAAGACATAAAAATTAAAACTTTTTCTTTTATATCTTTTATTTTGAATCTAAAAAAAAAAAAAAACTTTAACAAAACAATTTACAAAACAAAAGTTTGAGAAGAACATATATAAATTTAAAATTAGTACATATATATATATATAATATATATAATACTCAATCAGAAACCGACTTATAAAAATAAATTATTTTTTCTTTTATTTTATTGAAGTAAAGAAAAATATTTTTATGTTTATGTAAAGTCAAAATATAAATATATAGTTATATATATATATAACTATATAACTTAGTTATAACTGAGCAATATCCAATCCTCTTGATAGAACAAGAAATTGGATATTGCTCCTTTTTTTAGTTTTCAAAAACTCACACACACTAAAATCGAAGTCTTATCCATTTGTAGATGGAACTTCGACAGCAGCTAGGTCTAGAGGGAAGTTATGAGCATTACGTTCATGCATAACTTCCATACCAAGGTTAGCACGGTTAATAATATCAGCCCAGGTATTAATTACACGACCTTGACTATCAACTACAGATTGGTTGAAATTGAAACCATTTAGGTTGAAAGCCATAGTGCTAATACCTAAAGCAGTGAACCAAATACCTACTACAGGCCAAGCAGCTAGGAAGAAATGTAAAGAACGAGAGTTGTTGAAACTAGCATATTGGAAGATCAATCGGCCAAAATAACCATGAGCAGCTACGATATTATAAGTTTCTTCCTCTTGACCGAATCTGTAACCTTCATTAGCAGATTCATTTTCTGTGGTTTCCCTGATCAAACTAGAGGTTACCAAGGAACCATGCATAGCACTGAATAGGGAGCCGCCGAATACACCAGCTACGCCTAACATGTGAAATGGGTGCATAAGGATGTTGTGCTCAGCCTGGAATACAATCATAAAGTTGAAAGTACCAGAGATTCCTAGAGGCATACCATCAGAAAAGCTTCCCTGACCAATTGGATAAATCAAGAAAACAGCAGTAGCAGCTGCAACAGGAGCTGAATATGCAACAGCAATCCAAGGGCGCATACCCAGACGGAAACTAAGTTCCCACTCACGACCCATGTAACAAGCTACACCAAGTAAGAAGTGTAGAACAATTAGCTCATAAGGACCGCCATTGTATAACCATTCATCAACGGATGCCGCTTCCCATATTGGGTAAAAATGCAAACCTATAGCCGCAGAAGTAGGAATAATGGCACCAGAAATAATATTGTTTCCATAAAGTAGAGATCCAGAAACAGGTTCACGAATACCATCAATATCTACCGGAGGGGCAGCAATGAAAGCGATAATAAATACAGAAGTTGCGGTCAATAAAGTAGGGATCATCAAAACACCAAACCATCCAATGTAAAGACGGTTTTCAGTGCTGGTTATCCAGTTACAGAAACGACCCCATAGGCTTTCGCTTTCGCGTCTCTCTAAAATTGCAGTCATGGTAAAATCTTGGTTTATTTTATTTAATCATCAGGGACTCCCAAACACACGAATTCTCTATAAAACGAAATAGATAATTGAGGGCTTGTTATTCAACAGTATAACATGACTTATATACCCGTGTCAACCAACACCAACATTCATGGAGATATCTTTATGATATTATCTATCTAGATTCGTCAGAATTTTTTTGAATATGGGATTTCATCTTATTTCAATATGATAATTATAATGGGTTGCCCGGGACTCGAACCCGGAACTAGTCGGATAGAGTAGAAATTTTCCTTGTTAAAAAATAGGTAAAAAAAAAAAAATCCCTCTCCAAGCCGTGCTTGCATTTTTCATTGCACATGGCTTTCCCTATGTATACATCTAAAACTCAGTTCCCTTCCTAGACGAAACCTCTAAGGAAGTTGAATACTCAATTGCTCAATCCCTACTCGTATATTGTAGGAGCATTTCATAATAAAAATAAATGAATTTTTGTTATCCCTTCATCTTCATCATTTAGGGATAATTTCGATTTACATGTTTTCATAACCAATTATTCATGATTGGCCAAATCATTGATAGAAATAATATCCAAATACCAAACACGTCTTCTATATAACCTGCGCGAACTAGAAGAAACTTTTGGAAAGATCAAAGAAAGAATCTGTTCTTCCTCCGTAAAAAACTCTTCTAATAATTCCGAACCTAATCTTTTCAAAAAAGCGCGTACAGTACTTTTGTGTTTACGGGCCAAAGTTTTAACACAAGAAAGTCGAAGTATATATTTTATTCGATACAAACTCTTTTTTTTTGAGGATCCGCTATAATAATGAGAAAGATTTCTGCATATACGCACAAATCGGTCGAGAATATCAGAATCCGACGAATCCGCCCGAATCGGTTTACTAATGGGATGTCCTACTGCGTTACAAAATTTCGTTTTTGCCAATGATCCAATTAAAGGAATAA
The sequence above is a segment of the Hevea brasiliensis chloroplast, complete genome genome. Coding sequences within it:
- the psbA gene encoding photosystem II protein D1, which encodes MTAILERRESESLWGRFCNWITSTENRLYIGWFGVLMIPTLLTATSVFIIAFIAAPPVDIDGIREPVSGSLLYGNNIISGAIIPTSAAIGLHFYPIWEAASVDEWLYNGGPYELIVLHFLLGVACYMGREWELSFRLGMRPWIAVAYSAPVAAATAVFLIYPIGQGSFSDGMPLGISGTFNFMIVFQAEHNILMHPFHMLGVAGVFGGSLFSAMHGSLVTSSLIRETTENESANEGYRFGQEEETYNIVAAHGYFGRLIFQYASFNNSRSLHFFLAAWPVVGIWFTALGISTMAFNLNGFNFNQSVVDSQGRVINTWADIINRANLGMEVMHERNAHNFPLDLAAVEVPSTNG